In the Sedimentisphaera cyanobacteriorum genome, GTTAATAATTTTTTTGTTAGATTTCTGCTTTCCTGTTAAAACTCGTGATTAAAGGGCTTGGGGCAGATGAATTGTTTTTCGGGGCGTTTTATGAGCATATACAGGCGGGGTGCGAGAATCTCCGCGCATAAAAAATGCCCAGGACTGGAGTCGAACCAGCACTCCCTAAAACGGGAACTAGGCCCTCAACCTAGCGCGTCTGCCAATTCCGCCACCTGGGCAAAAGAGAATAGGGAATTTTAATGTTTTAGCTGCTTATATCAAGAATATTTGCTGAAAAAATTCAATTCTTTTTGATTTTTTCGCTCTACTGCTTTCCTGATTTCTTAATTACAGCATCAATCTTGGCTGCGACCATCTCTCCGAATATAACAAGATAGTCTAAATCTGTAATTGCGTAATGCTCCTGTTCGCATGTATTGTCCACATAAGCAGCAAACCTTGTGCTGTCTTCCAGCACGAAAGAAACAATCAGAGCAGAGCGAAGGTTGAATTTCTGATTTGCCCTGAGCATCCTCGGCACTAAGACGTGCTCCATCTGCTTTATGGAATATATGATATGGTTATTCAGTTTGATATCGTCAAACGTTACTTTCGTGGAGTCCCTGTTTCTCCCGTAAGACTCAAGAACGCTTGTCGCTTCAGAATTCAGCACTCCTGCCCAGCTGTGGCAGGCGTGGAGGTCTTTTATTACTGTTCTTACCCAGTATTCGAGCAATTTGGGGGTTTCGTCTATGAGCAGAACGTCCGCAAGGTGCTCGCGAATCTTGCGGAATCTATCATTGCTCAGACGCAGCATAGGGTTATCGTCCGAACGCATATTCCGCGTTATGATGTCCCTGCTCTTTATTTCAACGCTTTCTGAAACATCCAGCCCTTCAACAACTGTATCCTCGAGGTGCGCCGCCCTCGGACGCTCCTTGTTTTTGTGAATTCGGGGGCGAAGCTCAAAGCAGGATATGTTTATAACGTCTCCGGGCTTGATAATCGCCTTCCAAATCTCTTTGCCGTTGATTTTTGTGCCGTTGGAGGAATGCTGGTCTTCAATTACCCAGTTGCCGTCGTCGTCGTTGTACATTACGGCATGCTTCCTTGATACAGATGAATCCGGCAGAAAAACTTCTGAACCAATCTCCCTGCCGACCCTTATCGGGCCGCTGTCAAAACGAAGTTCATTAACGCTTTCGCCGTCTTTGAGAACTGTCAAATTCATAAACGCCTCCCTCTGCGGTTTTTTCTATTGCGATTAAATTATCTCAAATCACACCGTAGAAGTCAAGAAAAATTGATTTCTGCAAGAACCTTTTCAGAAGGCTTAGCCTGTTTTGGCATACTGCCGGCAGTGTATAACTTACAAATTCCCCGTTGGTAAAGATGTTTTCCGGAATGGCATAAAAAAAAGGCAGGCAAATTAATGCCTGCCCGCTGCCGGTTATCAGCCGGCCTCGTCTTTCACCTGCCGCACGATCTGTTTTGTGGATTTGCTTTGCCCTACCTGGGCCTCGCTGAACGGTATTTTCGTATGCGGCTGGTTTTTCTTCATCACCTCATTTCCTTTCACGATTTCCTCAAGCGCCTTGAGTTTCTTGCGAACTACAGAAGCCGCAGCGGCAGCCTTTGCAGCACCTGCCCCGCCGAAAATCCCGAAAAGAGCTATAACAATGTTAACCAGCGGATCGAAGAGGCTGTAGCCTGCGGTTCCGGCGGATGCCTGCAAACCAGCCTCCTCTGCTATCTTGCCGGCCATATTCTTTTTCAGTGAATCATAGTTTGGGGCATTTGCCGGCTGCTTTGGCTTTCCCATATATTCAGCCACAGCGCTGTGCTGCTTTGCTGCAAGCCCAGCAAGGGCCTTGATTCTCTCACTGCCTTCAGCCTCCGCCTGTTTTTCAGCAAGACCGATTGTCCGGCCGAGCAGATGGGCGTTTTGCTTCTGCACCTCGCCCGGGGCAAGCCTGAAAGCCCCGCACCCGCCTGCAAACAGGGCAAGCAGGATAATACAAATACAATTTTTCATTTCCTCATCTCCTTCTGCATCTCTATCTGATTCTCTAAAACAGCAATTTCTTTTCCCTGCTCGGCCTGCCTTTTGCTCAAAACATCGAATTTGCCTGCCGAACTCTGCTGCTGGAGCTTTATCATCTCAACATCTTTCTGCAAAGAAGTGATTCTGG is a window encoding:
- a CDS encoding FHA domain-containing protein, producing MNLTVLKDGESVNELRFDSGPIRVGREIGSEVFLPDSSVSRKHAVMYNDDDGNWVIEDQHSSNGTKINGKEIWKAIIKPGDVINISCFELRPRIHKNKERPRAAHLEDTVVEGLDVSESVEIKSRDIITRNMRSDDNPMLRLSNDRFRKIREHLADVLLIDETPKLLEYWVRTVIKDLHACHSWAGVLNSEATSVLESYGRNRDSTKVTFDDIKLNNHIIYSIKQMEHVLVPRMLRANQKFNLRSALIVSFVLEDSTRFAAYVDNTCEQEHYAITDLDYLVIFGEMVAAKIDAVIKKSGKQ